In Rhodothermales bacterium, one genomic interval encodes:
- the ybeY gene encoding rRNA maturation RNase YbeY: MVTVYNSHPVETVAGDELTVLVEQVLHGESAGDAIVTVILCDHDEHQELHLKYLGHDYPTDVLAFSLGEGDQLEGEVYVDLDTARERHSEFESSFEMEVARYAIHGTLHLLGFDDHDSDSRSRMKTREDHYVNALAKRRSHGGTEP; encoded by the coding sequence TTGGTCACAGTCTACAATAGCCATCCGGTCGAAACGGTCGCCGGAGACGAGCTCACTGTCCTCGTTGAGCAGGTTCTTCATGGCGAGAGCGCAGGCGACGCCATCGTGACCGTAATCCTGTGTGACCACGACGAACACCAGGAATTACACCTCAAGTACCTCGGCCACGACTATCCAACCGACGTCCTGGCGTTCTCGCTTGGCGAAGGCGATCAGCTTGAAGGTGAGGTCTACGTGGATCTCGACACGGCCCGCGAGCGCCACAGCGAATTTGAGTCGTCCTTTGAAATGGAGGTTGCCAGGTATGCGATCCACGGCACGCTTCATCTCCTCGGGTTCGACGACCACGATTCTGACAGCCGATCAAGGATGAAAACCAGGGAGGACCATTATGTCAATGCACTCGCTAAGCGGCGATCTCACGGGGGCACGGAACCTTGA
- the lipB gene encoding lipoyl(octanoyl) transferase LipB: MEPEENKPNEVVVCHLGRAEYEPTWDLQRRLQSSLAAAKRIDPNHREPHVILTVEHPPVYTLGKSGDVSNLLIGSEELSAEGATFIQIDRGGDITFHGPGQLVVYPILDLGHFFLDIHRYLRTLEDVVIATCRDFGIGAGRSTGRTGVWVGPDARGAERKICAMGIKCSRWVTSHGLALNVRTDLKYFQNIVPCGIADRGVTSLSAEMGRKVEISDVAPVLIGHMARLFEMSVQQFSGEPAHEYLRERLGEQEELAGPISEERPKTSAV; encoded by the coding sequence ATGGAACCGGAAGAAAACAAGCCGAACGAAGTCGTAGTCTGCCATCTCGGTCGCGCCGAGTATGAGCCCACCTGGGATCTCCAGCGACGGCTTCAATCCTCGCTTGCCGCGGCAAAACGGATCGACCCGAACCACCGGGAGCCACACGTCATACTCACGGTAGAGCATCCGCCGGTCTATACGCTCGGCAAGAGCGGAGATGTCAGTAATCTCCTGATCGGCTCAGAGGAGTTATCCGCGGAAGGTGCGACGTTCATTCAGATCGATCGCGGCGGTGACATCACGTTTCATGGGCCCGGGCAACTGGTGGTCTATCCGATACTTGATCTGGGACACTTCTTCCTGGACATTCATCGATATCTCCGGACGCTTGAGGATGTCGTGATCGCGACGTGCCGGGATTTCGGCATCGGCGCAGGCCGGAGCACCGGCCGAACGGGCGTGTGGGTCGGACCGGACGCTCGAGGTGCCGAACGAAAGATCTGTGCCATGGGTATCAAGTGTTCGCGATGGGTGACCAGTCATGGACTGGCACTGAACGTGAGAACAGATTTGAAGTACTTCCAGAACATCGTGCCGTGTGGAATCGCGGACCGCGGCGTTACGTCCCTGTCTGCCGAGATGGGCAGGAAGGTGGAAATCTCCGACGTGGCTCCAGTTCTCATCGGCCACATGGCACGGCTTTTTGAGATGTCCGTTCAGCAGTTCTCCGGTGAACCCGCGCATGAATACCTTCGCGAGCGTCTGGGCGAGCAGGAAGAACTGGCAGGTCCGATCAGTGAAGAGCGCCCGAAAACATCTGCGGTGTAG
- the sprA gene encoding cell surface protein SprA, giving the protein MQSDPSTIPQREGSHRVLWRRAAALCYAGLVLISAAWIYAGSSAQPADLARSSWYFAAADTDSVAVNDDDLLRRARRFRAPADTDSVAMDDDDDLLRARRSLARVDSLTSDTTFADSTAADTVGVAADTLKSLPFIPLFRRDRRSASLFPRSRRPLSSKLSPTWKHSIRLDSTTGGYIATETVSNRDVRDPVLLDRASYRVSRGRKGMRQNWSALVEQRERQRRQRRRGGLGFNIVVPGGRQSAFTTIFGKPEVDLRVNGQADIRAGFDYRKSDQQVSVTGKAAQLDPDFKQDLRLGITGSIGDKMRVDVNYDTNNQFDFQNQLKLQYTGYEDEIIQSIEAGNVFLQTPSTLIRGGQSLFGIKSQFQLGGLHLTTVMSQQEGQSNSLSINGGSEASKFDLKPTDYDEGKHFYLAYYFRNRWQDALADPPNIRVAHGFTRINEVEVWKFELTSPEDENVRDIVAMVDLGESDEVLTLANRFTRASASDLPRNQGDRYLDTEIETLRDTETLPNSFLRDVKGLSDNDFQTGRFRKLESGRDYVIDEVLGYISLNQRLQDNEALSIAYRYIAGGQVFQVGDFSSDGFGGDQRLVQKLLRPNQPRQPNLTADPPFNPAAWYLELRNIYPIGGRGVNPSDFQLDVEFQPAGKTAQTKLPGVGEPQTLIQLLGLDRLNEDGAPRPDNLFDYLPGYTIESSKGLLIFSYLEPFGGRIDSLISESNATPAEKSELRRVYVFSRLYTEKKQNARLDTQLDVYRIRGSFKGAAQDFYDLRAYAGLVPGSVRVSSAGSELRENVDFVVDYQSGTVTITNPTFLTKDVEISYEQNSFFNLQKKTLLGARADYDLDERLSLGATVMRLSQKSPIDKFRIGEEPISNTIWGVDGAINLEPRWLTRFVDAIPFINTKAKSSISITGEFAQLRPGHTETAAFDRTRKELEREGQDFKPDELAGISYVDDFEGFENTYSLAQPGTWQMAAPPDSIGAIDRVGVQTGPVGDSLRTTWRGNFAWYRVNQNIISELSGSTTVRPDAVRVVLIEEVFPNRDISGEIDRTQPTLDLYFNPGERGPYNYTTELRNFLNNPKDAWGGMIQRLPDGFNDFSLKNIEFVEFIMQAYPENLSNDAGPDAKLFVDLGFISEDLLPNERLNDEDGLSTATIGETSVSSWGRVPVVAPDRVLKVDTDSRRTEDVGIDGLASYGGDYPAFATEQGHFIDFLNALDRTETDPRYLAEIARAEVDPSGDDYHFYGNNRYFEDTRFYPGGATFQQRMTRYFAGHELNSFEGQTELAENTSVRRGNSRFPDSEDINLNSTVDTENSYFQYSLPLSKAALDSLARPDRVDDFVVGQIKDGDTGRETGWYQIRIPIRSFSRRVGSIQDFSKIESIRIWTTGHEVPATLRFATLELVGSQWQKSEQIKLEREPPGEEDARDTRLSISSVNNEENADVYLSPLGTVVSLTRLASGGTQNAREQAMVLRSENLYPGRQRGIFKTYSQGLDFLKYSNVRMFAHLHGDLGDGRKLADLPIEEGRSKASLFIRLGANETNDYYEYEQPLTPSSELSRNSGVLWQTGQDFNGQTVDLNSINIELAALNQLKVTRDQRGVRTDSVFWASADDFAPPGTRIGIIGTPSLSRINTIAIGIRNPADTSSVSTSDILSDVTVWINELRVAGYDEKAGWSALANASIQLADLGRVRANIQTQTDGFGSLSSSLGERDQQAITNWSVTTELNADKPIPERFGWKIPLSYQIQSNTTTPRFAPSRGDVRLKEILAQIDDREQDGEISAEEAQFERDEAKLAAETHSESQSFTGRIGKSGSKSKVLKYTLDGISASYSFTDSKARNPSLELNDSWRWSNTLGYRLNIRKPRTVRPFWFLDDIPVLAALGSIRFNYLPQSLSASATTSRSLTETRERPRLLGTDTRNATEVLVDNPLRGKHSFSHSRNFSLQYNPFQFLNLSFDTNTGLSLNAAGVDTLSVVADTQLDTVYTNADGKFTLEDYLQLPGADPDAIGSTVFELNELDVRGTRSVLGKLVTKGEGVRAERHGQRFTATLRPRLTSSKALDWLNIQDIVYSVQYSWQNGSLGRNTGASVSNRVDIRTGVSLRIQDLWRKFGFYRKLEEAQRKADSEKTAQRRQREQERARQKKEAERRREEAETLALKLAEQNDEADETDQPDAEQVEEPEAPKMEAQEEAVESEDEGNRRRFPIPLPNPVSILRKTALALTGIRDLSLTYTGTRGSRSGNVGDPLTGESAYGLIDAFKGKGPSLGYRFGFARTVPSEERINDPTLQVTDVIENSDQFQGRTSLNPSKALSINLTWSLNQAENTTRTYSQQDLIGIPPSLNRTGTSRASIWTFGASYLSLLESQLEIFAADVAAAQANGTGTALLGDESGDGQVILTNKSVVAGFKEAFTTSFGSIGSQKIPFPLPGWNVNYTGFGNWPIIRKLVQSATIRHGYTADYSSDFRTNSLAAAVAPSDTSLVFAFVPGTNISYVVPRTEAGAVRINQRYQPFIGLDLNWKGRVQTNIAWNKSTSYSLSTSNYEISESSTNELTVSANFQKVGLRIPLLGKKLNNRVSIGLSVSRSVTLDQRFLMQKALATAAAAGPSFDLAEALSGDLVSVITAHTRLSMSPQVSYQFSNRVTANFTLRYEKLDSEISRQPSSTNMTGTFNVRVNITN; this is encoded by the coding sequence GTGCAATCCGATCCGTCGACAATTCCTCAGCGAGAGGGCTCCCACCGCGTGTTGTGGCGCCGTGCGGCAGCCTTGTGCTATGCGGGTCTCGTGTTGATCTCTGCGGCGTGGATCTACGCCGGATCATCTGCACAACCTGCCGACCTTGCTCGATCCAGCTGGTACTTCGCGGCAGCCGACACGGACTCTGTCGCGGTGAACGACGATGACCTACTTCGTCGGGCGCGCCGCTTTCGCGCGCCGGCCGACACGGACTCGGTTGCGATGGATGACGATGACGACCTTCTCCGCGCCCGCCGCTCACTCGCACGCGTTGACAGCCTGACGTCCGACACGACCTTTGCTGACTCCACTGCGGCAGACACAGTTGGTGTCGCCGCGGATACGCTGAAGTCGCTGCCCTTCATTCCCCTGTTCCGCAGGGACCGCCGATCGGCAAGTCTCTTCCCCCGAAGCCGACGGCCGCTGTCTTCCAAGCTGAGTCCGACGTGGAAGCACAGCATTCGACTGGACTCGACGACGGGTGGCTACATCGCTACCGAAACCGTTTCGAACCGAGATGTGCGAGACCCGGTGCTCCTGGATCGTGCCTCCTACCGAGTGTCGAGAGGTCGAAAGGGCATGAGGCAGAACTGGTCGGCCCTCGTCGAGCAGCGCGAGCGCCAGCGACGGCAGCGGCGCCGCGGCGGACTTGGTTTCAACATTGTGGTGCCCGGCGGTCGTCAAAGTGCCTTCACCACAATATTCGGAAAGCCGGAGGTCGACCTGCGCGTAAACGGGCAGGCAGATATCCGCGCCGGCTTCGACTATCGAAAGAGCGACCAGCAAGTCTCGGTAACAGGCAAAGCTGCACAGCTGGACCCGGACTTCAAGCAGGATCTTCGGCTCGGCATCACCGGCTCCATCGGAGACAAGATGCGTGTCGACGTCAACTACGACACGAACAATCAGTTTGACTTCCAGAACCAGCTCAAGCTGCAATACACCGGCTACGAAGACGAGATCATCCAGAGTATCGAAGCCGGAAACGTCTTCCTGCAGACACCTTCGACGCTTATCAGAGGCGGTCAGAGTCTATTCGGTATCAAGAGTCAGTTCCAGCTTGGCGGGCTGCACCTCACAACCGTGATGAGCCAGCAGGAGGGCCAGTCGAACTCCCTCAGTATCAACGGTGGTTCGGAAGCAAGCAAGTTCGATCTCAAGCCCACCGACTATGACGAAGGCAAGCACTTCTACCTTGCCTACTACTTTCGTAACCGGTGGCAGGACGCACTCGCGGATCCGCCCAACATTCGCGTCGCTCATGGCTTTACCAGGATCAATGAGGTGGAAGTCTGGAAGTTCGAGCTGACCTCACCCGAGGATGAGAATGTGCGCGACATCGTGGCGATGGTTGACCTCGGCGAATCGGATGAGGTGCTGACGCTGGCCAATCGTTTTACTCGCGCCTCTGCCAGTGACCTCCCGCGGAACCAGGGCGACCGGTACCTCGATACGGAAATCGAGACGCTGCGCGATACGGAAACTCTACCGAATTCCTTCCTGCGAGACGTGAAAGGGCTGTCCGACAACGACTTCCAGACCGGTCGGTTTCGCAAGTTGGAGTCCGGACGTGACTACGTGATTGATGAGGTGCTCGGATACATTTCGCTGAATCAGCGGCTTCAGGACAACGAAGCGCTCTCCATCGCCTACCGGTACATTGCTGGCGGCCAGGTATTCCAGGTCGGGGATTTCTCTTCGGACGGATTTGGCGGAGACCAGCGGCTGGTCCAGAAACTTCTGCGACCCAATCAGCCCCGGCAGCCGAATCTGACAGCCGACCCTCCCTTTAATCCAGCTGCGTGGTATCTCGAACTCCGCAATATCTATCCAATAGGCGGGCGGGGAGTAAATCCCAGCGATTTCCAACTGGACGTTGAGTTCCAACCTGCCGGCAAGACGGCCCAGACGAAACTGCCCGGAGTGGGAGAACCGCAGACCCTCATTCAGCTCCTCGGTCTTGACCGGCTGAACGAAGACGGCGCCCCCCGACCCGACAACCTCTTCGACTATCTGCCGGGATACACCATCGAGTCGAGCAAAGGCTTACTGATTTTCTCATACCTGGAGCCGTTTGGCGGACGCATTGATTCGCTGATCAGCGAGTCCAATGCGACGCCGGCAGAGAAGTCGGAGCTCCGCCGCGTTTACGTTTTTTCCCGCCTCTACACCGAAAAGAAACAGAACGCGCGTCTGGATACTCAGCTTGACGTCTATCGGATAAGAGGTTCGTTCAAGGGTGCCGCGCAGGACTTCTACGACCTTCGAGCATATGCGGGTCTGGTTCCCGGTTCCGTTCGCGTGAGTTCGGCCGGCAGTGAGCTGCGCGAGAACGTGGACTTCGTTGTTGATTATCAGAGTGGGACGGTGACCATAACGAATCCCACTTTCTTGACGAAGGATGTCGAGATCTCGTACGAACAGAACTCGTTCTTCAACCTTCAGAAAAAGACCCTCCTTGGTGCGCGTGCAGACTACGATCTCGACGAGCGTTTGTCGCTGGGTGCTACGGTCATGCGGTTGAGCCAGAAGTCCCCGATCGACAAGTTCCGGATCGGTGAGGAGCCGATCTCCAACACGATCTGGGGTGTTGATGGAGCGATCAACCTCGAACCGCGCTGGCTCACCCGTTTTGTTGACGCCATTCCATTCATCAACACGAAAGCCAAGAGCTCCATTTCTATCACGGGTGAATTTGCTCAGCTCCGGCCGGGCCACACGGAGACGGCCGCGTTCGACCGAACGCGGAAGGAGCTCGAGCGCGAGGGTCAGGACTTCAAGCCCGACGAACTCGCCGGAATATCCTACGTCGATGACTTTGAGGGTTTCGAAAACACGTACTCCCTGGCTCAACCGGGAACGTGGCAGATGGCCGCACCTCCGGATTCCATCGGCGCTATCGACCGCGTCGGCGTACAGACCGGACCTGTCGGCGACTCACTCCGAACGACATGGCGCGGTAACTTCGCCTGGTATCGTGTGAACCAGAACATCATCTCAGAACTCTCAGGAAGCACAACCGTCCGCCCGGATGCCGTGCGCGTCGTGCTGATAGAAGAAGTCTTCCCGAATCGTGACATCAGCGGCGAGATCGACCGGACACAGCCTACCCTTGATCTGTATTTCAACCCGGGAGAGCGAGGGCCCTATAACTACACGACGGAGCTGCGCAACTTCCTGAATAACCCGAAGGATGCCTGGGGCGGTATGATCCAGCGACTCCCGGACGGCTTCAATGACTTCAGCCTGAAGAACATCGAGTTCGTGGAGTTCATCATGCAGGCCTATCCTGAGAATCTATCTAACGATGCAGGGCCTGATGCGAAACTGTTTGTCGACCTGGGATTCATCTCCGAAGACCTCCTCCCAAATGAGCGTCTTAATGACGAAGACGGATTGTCGACGGCCACAATTGGAGAGACGTCAGTGTCGTCGTGGGGTCGTGTGCCCGTCGTTGCACCGGACCGCGTGCTGAAGGTCGACACGGACAGTCGCCGGACGGAAGATGTCGGCATCGATGGTCTTGCATCGTACGGCGGCGATTACCCGGCGTTCGCTACAGAGCAGGGACACTTCATTGACTTTCTGAATGCCCTTGATCGTACGGAGACCGACCCCCGCTATCTGGCCGAGATTGCACGAGCGGAAGTCGATCCGTCGGGAGACGATTATCACTTCTACGGAAACAATCGATATTTCGAAGACACTCGATTCTATCCGGGTGGCGCGACGTTCCAGCAGCGCATGACACGGTACTTCGCCGGTCATGAGCTCAACTCATTTGAAGGGCAGACCGAACTGGCGGAGAACACCTCCGTACGCAGGGGCAACTCCCGCTTCCCGGACAGTGAGGATATCAATCTCAACTCGACCGTCGACACGGAGAACAGCTACTTCCAGTACAGCCTTCCCTTGTCGAAAGCGGCCCTCGATTCGCTTGCCCGACCCGATCGTGTCGATGACTTCGTCGTCGGGCAGATCAAGGATGGAGATACCGGGCGCGAGACCGGCTGGTATCAGATTCGGATACCTATTCGGTCGTTTTCCCGTCGAGTCGGGTCGATCCAGGACTTCAGCAAGATAGAATCGATTCGCATCTGGACAACCGGACATGAAGTGCCGGCCACGCTGCGATTCGCCACGCTTGAACTCGTTGGAAGTCAGTGGCAAAAATCGGAGCAGATCAAGCTTGAGCGCGAACCGCCCGGCGAGGAAGACGCCCGTGACACAAGATTGAGCATCTCCAGCGTCAACAACGAAGAGAATGCAGATGTTTACCTGTCGCCACTCGGGACCGTAGTCAGTTTGACCAGACTCGCGAGTGGGGGAACACAGAACGCGCGGGAGCAGGCGATGGTGCTGCGCAGCGAGAATCTCTATCCGGGTAGACAGCGGGGCATATTCAAGACATACAGCCAGGGTCTCGATTTCCTCAAGTACTCCAATGTTCGAATGTTCGCCCACCTTCACGGGGACCTTGGTGATGGTCGAAAGCTGGCGGATCTCCCAATCGAAGAGGGGCGATCAAAGGCCTCCCTGTTTATCCGGCTTGGCGCCAACGAGACAAACGACTACTACGAGTACGAGCAGCCTCTGACGCCGAGCAGCGAGCTCTCACGAAACTCAGGTGTACTCTGGCAGACGGGACAAGATTTTAACGGTCAGACGGTCGACCTGAATTCCATCAACATAGAACTCGCGGCGCTGAACCAGCTCAAGGTGACACGTGACCAACGCGGAGTTCGAACCGACTCTGTGTTCTGGGCAAGCGCCGACGATTTCGCCCCGCCCGGAACGAGGATCGGTATCATTGGCACACCTTCGCTCAGTCGTATCAATACGATTGCAATCGGCATTCGCAATCCGGCGGATACATCGAGCGTCAGTACCAGCGACATACTTTCCGATGTCACGGTGTGGATCAACGAGCTGCGGGTAGCGGGATACGATGAGAAGGCCGGCTGGTCTGCACTCGCCAATGCATCGATCCAGCTGGCGGACCTGGGTCGAGTGCGAGCCAACATCCAGACCCAGACAGATGGATTCGGATCGTTGTCCAGCTCACTCGGCGAGCGAGATCAACAGGCGATAACCAACTGGAGCGTGACCACGGAATTGAATGCTGACAAACCGATCCCTGAGCGGTTTGGATGGAAGATTCCGCTCTCGTATCAGATTCAGTCAAACACGACCACTCCGCGCTTCGCACCGAGTCGCGGAGACGTGCGCCTCAAGGAAATCCTCGCTCAGATTGACGATCGAGAGCAGGACGGAGAGATCTCAGCCGAAGAGGCGCAGTTCGAGCGGGACGAGGCGAAGCTGGCGGCGGAGACCCACAGTGAATCGCAGTCCTTCACGGGCCGGATTGGCAAGAGCGGCTCGAAGTCGAAGGTCCTGAAGTACACGCTTGATGGCATTTCGGCGTCGTATTCGTTTACGGATTCGAAGGCGCGCAATCCGTCGCTCGAACTGAATGACTCCTGGCGATGGTCGAACACGCTTGGTTACCGACTCAATATTCGAAAACCCCGAACCGTCCGGCCGTTCTGGTTTCTGGATGATATTCCGGTGCTCGCAGCGCTCGGAAGCATTCGATTTAACTATCTGCCTCAGTCTCTCAGTGCATCGGCCACTACGTCCCGCAGTCTCACTGAAACGAGGGAGCGCCCGCGGTTGCTGGGCACCGACACGCGCAACGCGACGGAGGTGCTGGTCGACAATCCACTCCGCGGCAAGCACTCTTTCAGCCACTCGCGCAATTTCAGTCTTCAGTACAATCCCTTCCAGTTCCTCAACCTGAGTTTTGACACAAACACCGGTCTAAGCCTCAATGCCGCCGGCGTCGACACGCTGTCGGTGGTCGCGGACACCCAGCTCGACACCGTCTATACCAACGCTGATGGCAAGTTCACTCTGGAGGACTATTTGCAGCTCCCGGGCGCCGATCCGGATGCGATCGGATCTACGGTTTTCGAACTTAACGAGTTGGATGTGCGCGGAACACGAAGTGTACTGGGCAAGCTGGTCACCAAAGGCGAGGGGGTCCGTGCAGAGCGGCACGGCCAGCGATTCACTGCCACGTTGCGGCCCCGGTTGACGAGTAGCAAGGCGCTCGACTGGTTGAACATCCAGGACATTGTTTACAGCGTTCAGTACTCTTGGCAGAACGGATCACTGGGTCGAAATACTGGCGCGTCTGTCAGCAACCGCGTAGACATTCGAACCGGCGTGAGCCTCAGGATACAGGACCTCTGGCGCAAGTTCGGATTCTACCGCAAACTCGAGGAGGCACAGCGCAAAGCCGACAGCGAGAAGACGGCACAGCGTCGCCAACGCGAACAGGAACGTGCGCGACAGAAGAAGGAGGCGGAACGTCGCAGAGAAGAGGCCGAGACCCTGGCGCTCAAACTTGCAGAGCAGAACGACGAGGCCGATGAGACCGATCAGCCTGACGCCGAGCAAGTGGAAGAACCGGAAGCCCCGAAAATGGAGGCCCAGGAAGAGGCCGTTGAGAGCGAAGACGAAGGCAACCGTCGGCGCTTCCCGATTCCTCTGCCCAACCCCGTCTCGATCCTGCGCAAGACGGCTCTTGCCTTGACCGGAATTCGAGATCTCTCTCTCACATATACGGGCACTCGCGGCTCGCGATCAGGAAATGTCGGCGACCCGCTCACCGGTGAGTCCGCATACGGACTCATCGATGCATTCAAGGGCAAGGGTCCATCGCTAGGATATCGATTCGGCTTCGCGCGCACTGTGCCCAGCGAGGAACGCATTAATGATCCCACCCTTCAGGTGACAGACGTCATCGAGAACTCCGATCAGTTCCAGGGCCGAACGTCCCTCAATCCTAGCAAGGCTCTTTCAATCAACCTGACATGGTCCCTCAATCAGGCCGAGAACACAACAAGGACGTACAGTCAGCAAGATCTGATCGGCATTCCCCCGTCACTCAACCGGACGGGCACGAGTCGAGCCTCGATATGGACGTTCGGTGCATCTTATCTGAGTCTGCTCGAATCGCAGTTGGAGATCTTTGCAGCGGACGTTGCCGCGGCACAGGCCAATGGTACCGGCACCGCGCTGCTGGGTGACGAATCGGGCGATGGGCAGGTTATTCTCACCAACAAGAGCGTGGTCGCGGGCTTCAAGGAGGCGTTCACTACGAGTTTTGGGAGCATCGGCAGCCAGAAGATTCCGTTTCCACTGCCGGGATGGAATGTGAACTACACGGGATTCGGCAACTGGCCGATCATCCGAAAGCTCGTACAGTCGGCTACAATCCGCCATGGATACACGGCCGACTACAGTTCGGACTTCCGAACAAATTCCCTTGCCGCTGCCGTCGCGCCGAGCGACACCAGTCTTGTCTTTGCATTCGTTCCAGGAACGAACATCTCTTACGTCGTGCCGCGCACCGAAGCGGGTGCGGTACGCATTAACCAGAGATACCAGCCGTTTATTGGTCTCGATTTGAATTGGAAGGGACGCGTTCAGACAAACATCGCGTGGAACAAGAGCACGTCCTATTCACTGAGCACAAGCAACTATGAGATCAGCGAGAGTTCGACGAACGAGCTGACCGTCAGTGCGAACTTCCAGAAGGTCGGTCTTCGCATTCCGCTTCTGGGCAAGAAGCTCAACAATCGAGTGAGTATCGGTCTGTCCGTCTCACGTTCTGTAACACTTGATCAACGATTCCTGATGCAGAAGGCCCTCGCGACGGCGGCGGCTGCCGGGCCGTCGTTCGATCTGGCGGAGGCGCTCAGCGGCGATCTTGTGAGTGTCATCACGGCGCACACACGGCTCTCCATGTCACCCCAGGTTTCCTATCAGTTTAGCAATCGCGTCACCGCAAACTTCACCTTGCGGTATGAGAAACTGGACTCCGAAATTAGCCGGCAGCCGTCCTCAACGAACATGACCGGTACATTCAACGTTCGAGTCAACATCACGAACTGA
- a CDS encoding cold shock domain-containing protein, giving the protein MATRRSVVKWFDAKKGYGFVVDPAGGPDIFVHYSQIESDERFKSLKTGQEVEFEISEGPKGNHALHVVGLEDPPDSSEGTESELQTHNGQEQAH; this is encoded by the coding sequence ATGGCAACCAGAAGAAGTGTTGTCAAATGGTTCGACGCCAAGAAGGGCTACGGCTTCGTCGTAGATCCTGCCGGAGGGCCTGACATCTTCGTTCACTACTCTCAGATTGAATCAGACGAACGATTCAAATCCCTGAAGACGGGCCAGGAGGTCGAGTTCGAGATCTCCGAAGGACCGAAGGGAAATCACGCGTTACACGTCGTCGGACTCGAAGACCCCCCGGATTCTTCCGAAGGAACGGAGTCGGAACTCCAGACGCATAACGGACAAGAGCAGGCCCATTGA
- the raiA gene encoding ribosome-associated translation inhibitor RaiA: protein MKPRITARHFSLTDKLRDVVHEKYAKIEKYYDGITDARVILTVERGRPKEKTAEIIITVFRQTLSSRDVGPSHEKALDNCVEGLRRQLLKYKGKLKDTTKDVHR from the coding sequence ATGAAGCCGAGAATCACTGCGCGTCACTTCTCGCTTACGGACAAACTGCGAGATGTCGTGCACGAGAAATACGCCAAGATTGAAAAATATTACGACGGAATAACGGACGCTCGCGTCATACTCACTGTGGAGCGAGGTCGACCAAAAGAGAAGACGGCGGAGATCATTATTACGGTGTTTCGGCAGACACTTTCCTCACGCGACGTTGGCCCCAGTCACGAAAAAGCACTGGACAACTGCGTTGAGGGCCTTCGACGGCAGCTACTCAAATACAAGGGCAAGTTGAAGGACACGACGAAAGACGTTCATCGCTAG
- a CDS encoding DUF423 domain-containing protein has product MSGRVFILIGSIAASISVLAGAFGAHALSDVLGERADVYETAARYHMYHALALVLVGLLVRRYESKMIRNAGWLFLAGIIVFSGSLYTLAITNDGLWGAVTPVGGVLFVAAWLMMGVGVWKAPPTSTPSYYSR; this is encoded by the coding sequence ATGTCTGGACGGGTTTTTATTCTTATCGGCAGTATTGCCGCAAGTATTAGTGTTCTGGCCGGCGCATTCGGCGCTCATGCACTCTCAGACGTGCTTGGAGAGCGGGCGGATGTGTACGAGACAGCGGCGCGTTATCACATGTACCACGCCCTTGCGCTGGTTCTGGTGGGGTTGCTGGTTCGTCGTTACGAAAGCAAGATGATCAGAAACGCCGGATGGCTGTTTCTGGCGGGTATCATCGTCTTCAGCGGGAGTCTCTACACTCTGGCCATAACGAATGATGGCCTCTGGGGCGCCGTTACGCCGGTAGGAGGAGTTCTCTTCGTGGCGGCGTGGCTGATGATGGGAGTCGGCGTGTGGAAAGCTCCGCCCACATCCACACCGTCATACTACTCGCGGTAG